From Pseudobdellovibrio exovorus JSS, a single genomic window includes:
- a CDS encoding fibronectin type III domain-containing protein: MKYFIALFAFFLTLGLTTRTLAAAGPADASCKPAEGEAACADAHGGHAGHGHGDLSERMNSLFPEKQKDPEMSKVPAVVELTAPKFLSRVEGPAVLEWKEAIGANAYHLQVATDPNFKWLVINDHFVKTTSFEFTQAEAGKKYFWRVAAYNTNNESTFTKSLFSSSAFVAK, translated from the coding sequence ATGAAGTATTTCATCGCTTTGTTTGCATTTTTTCTAACTTTAGGTCTTACCACTCGCACTTTAGCTGCTGCTGGTCCCGCTGATGCTAGTTGCAAACCTGCAGAAGGTGAAGCGGCTTGTGCTGATGCTCATGGTGGACACGCTGGTCACGGCCATGGCGATTTGTCTGAGCGCATGAATTCACTTTTCCCTGAAAAACAAAAAGATCCTGAAATGTCTAAAGTTCCTGCTGTTGTTGAACTGACGGCTCCAAAATTTTTATCACGCGTAGAGGGCCCAGCAGTTCTTGAATGGAAAGAAGCTATTGGCGCTAATGCTTACCACTTACAAGTAGCAACGGATCCTAACTTCAAATGGTTAGTGATCAACGATCACTTTGTAAAAACCACTTCTTTTGAGTTCACTCAAGCTGAAGCTGGGAAAAAATATTTCTGGAGAGTTGCCGCTTACAACACGAACAATGAATCTACTTTTACAAAATCATTGTTCAGCAGCTCTGCGTTCGTTGCCAAATAA
- the speE gene encoding polyamine aminopropyltransferase, translated as MKALGRHILVEFLNCNADVLNDVTAIENAMVEAAQVAGATVINSTFHHFSPYGVSGVVVIQESHLAIHTWPEYRYAAVDLFTCGDTVDPWVSFEHLKKAFEASYSALEMNRGSTHIIKKDGGIQVKPNDAENYDPKKGYKINRNVWFTDKDDNQALSLRYTGDVLFDERNEFQRVRVLDTISYGKMLTIDDMVMCTERDEYHYHEMISHPAMQSFESANGRPAKNVLVIGGGDGGTIREICKYDGLEKVTMVEIDEAVVRACKQHLPTIASAFDNKKVDLIIGDGIKFVAEATANTYDVIIVDGSDPAGPAEGLFTEEFYNNCKKALKDNGVLVTQGESPMFHSETFVALNKCLKGVFSPAQVHTMLFHATTYPSGMWSLQMAIKGQYHPVKDFKKDAAGTFSTTKGLRYYNEDLHSAAFALPTFVQKMLNT; from the coding sequence ATGAAAGCACTAGGTCGTCACATTCTTGTTGAATTCTTAAACTGTAACGCTGACGTTTTAAATGATGTCACTGCTATTGAAAATGCAATGGTAGAAGCTGCGCAAGTAGCAGGTGCGACGGTGATCAATTCAACGTTTCATCACTTTTCTCCGTACGGAGTTTCTGGTGTGGTGGTGATTCAAGAAAGCCACTTGGCTATTCACACGTGGCCTGAATACCGCTATGCTGCGGTCGATCTGTTCACTTGTGGCGACACCGTGGACCCTTGGGTTTCTTTTGAACATTTAAAAAAAGCTTTTGAAGCTTCCTACTCGGCTCTTGAAATGAATCGCGGATCAACTCACATCATTAAAAAAGATGGTGGTATCCAAGTAAAACCTAACGATGCTGAAAACTATGATCCAAAAAAAGGTTATAAAATCAATCGCAACGTTTGGTTCACAGATAAAGACGACAACCAAGCTCTTTCGTTACGCTACACAGGCGATGTCTTATTTGACGAGCGTAATGAATTCCAGCGCGTGCGTGTACTGGATACTATTTCTTACGGCAAAATGCTGACGATTGATGATATGGTCATGTGCACTGAGCGTGACGAGTATCACTATCACGAAATGATCTCTCATCCTGCTATGCAGTCTTTTGAATCTGCGAATGGCCGTCCAGCGAAAAACGTTTTAGTTATCGGCGGTGGCGATGGTGGAACTATCCGTGAAATTTGCAAATACGATGGCTTAGAAAAAGTCACAATGGTGGAAATTGATGAAGCTGTTGTGCGCGCTTGTAAACAACACTTACCGACAATTGCCAGCGCATTCGACAACAAAAAAGTAGATCTGATCATTGGTGATGGAATCAAATTTGTCGCAGAAGCCACAGCCAATACTTACGATGTTATCATCGTAGATGGTTCTGATCCTGCTGGTCCGGCAGAGGGTCTTTTCACAGAAGAGTTTTATAACAACTGTAAAAAAGCATTGAAAGATAATGGCGTGTTAGTGACACAAGGTGAATCACCAATGTTCCATTCAGAAACTTTCGTGGCTTTGAATAAATGTCTTAAAGGTGTTTTCTCTCCGGCACAAGTTCACACGATGTTGTTTCATGCCACAACGTATCCATCAGGGATGTGGAGTTTACAAATGGCCATCAAAGGGCAATATCACCCCGTAAAAGACTTCAAAAAGGACGCGGCGGGAACTTTTTCTACGACTAAAGGCCTGAGATATTACAACGAAGATCTTCATAGCGCTGCGTTTGCACTTCCTACTTTCGTGCAAAAGATGTTAAATACTTAG
- a CDS encoding S1 family peptidase yields MMKAVLAPSRYMFPLILGCCLTVLAACGGVSPESSYEPSLQNLLATNVIGGKEAPEDFQKSNGIVGLLTSYGQGRTQVCTGTLITRDVVLTAAHCVEQEDFNFADIYFANEIQPSSDFLNATDESTRSESQIVRAHAIKINPRWKGSGVVQGNDIALVFLDRKAPADFQTSGLPTARQASRLRGQSVVLAGFGLSRHQNTQESALTERLLLRHVDSVVIDRVDFSKKELRVVDKATGLKGVCVGDSGGPAYIQHKDGRYIQVGVLSRVQADQYGNCNQGISFYSHVGEHIQWIRKELGL; encoded by the coding sequence ATGATGAAAGCCGTGCTGGCACCGTCTAGATATATGTTTCCTCTTATTCTGGGGTGTTGCCTTACAGTTCTGGCAGCCTGCGGAGGCGTTTCGCCGGAGTCTTCATACGAACCTTCTTTACAAAACTTGCTTGCGACAAATGTCATCGGTGGAAAAGAAGCACCAGAAGACTTTCAGAAAAGTAACGGCATAGTGGGACTGCTGACATCCTACGGGCAAGGACGAACGCAAGTCTGTACAGGAACTCTGATTACCCGTGATGTGGTGCTGACAGCCGCTCACTGTGTGGAACAAGAGGATTTTAATTTTGCTGATATTTATTTTGCGAATGAAATACAGCCTTCAAGCGATTTTCTAAATGCAACCGATGAGTCTACTCGTAGTGAATCCCAGATTGTTCGCGCTCACGCGATTAAAATCAATCCGCGTTGGAAAGGTTCAGGGGTTGTTCAAGGGAATGATATCGCTCTTGTGTTTCTGGATAGAAAAGCTCCAGCTGATTTTCAGACTTCAGGTTTACCAACAGCACGTCAAGCCAGTCGTCTTCGTGGTCAATCTGTTGTGCTCGCGGGCTTTGGACTGAGTCGTCATCAGAACACGCAAGAGTCCGCATTGACGGAACGTCTGCTGCTACGTCATGTGGATTCCGTTGTGATAGATCGCGTGGATTTTTCAAAAAAGGAATTACGCGTGGTCGATAAGGCGACAGGGTTAAAAGGTGTCTGTGTTGGCGACTCGGGTGGCCCTGCGTACATTCAGCACAAGGATGGCCGTTATATCCAAGTGGGAGTCTTAAGCCGTGTGCAAGCCGATCAATACGGGAATTGCAATCAGGGAATTTCTTTTTACAGTCATGTGGGTGAACACATCCAGTGGATTCGAAAAGAGCTAGGTCTTTAG
- a CDS encoding DUF4105 domain-containing protein, whose amino-acid sequence MFAKVLNYLVLITLILIVKAPLAWGFSISRTDDYVRQVQAQQLWKDPKWIKLGHYEKNLFGYSSAFRGGLFLHPEGFASPENELITTVKTIFSDASQGHLDFYKRHPQCQFLARRKWLLSKIQIHPDDILPCEERVQWKKELGATSVSVIFASADLGNPASSFGHTFLKLINPENAGNKDLIDYGVNYAAEADESDGLFYAILGLFGGYRGIYTMLPYHQKIREYLNLEGRDITEYHLNFTPEEVDEMIDHLIEMEYSSAPYYFLSDNCSYQILYLLDVIRPELDLSSQFNAWVIPSDTIKAITRHDGNLVVNRVYKQSLNSQYLDDYSSLNITQRHALDEAVSDLKISDNFKLTTKEKAEVYETGMKYFAVEAYRTGRNTENERYTLSTARADLGPITQPRQEKPQLYAETSHDSSAAYLGLGNLNNQSYSLLKLRMSYHDLEQPDVGIVPFSLVQAGVMEFRYFDEIKKLSLHRFTVMNLINTVPITQLDKNISWKARIEVLDQFRPDIEYAIGQSYELDLLGSSRISYFLIGRYLKELEEQHRGQVGPEILFITKPTPKLGVSFALAYLAQNEKAPYLRFQSRLNYQIAPNYDIQLYADDLKDYQFSFVKNFIF is encoded by the coding sequence ATGTTTGCCAAGGTTCTTAATTATCTAGTTTTAATAACTCTGATATTAATAGTAAAAGCCCCACTAGCTTGGGGCTTTTCTATTTCTAGAACGGACGACTATGTCCGCCAAGTTCAGGCCCAACAACTCTGGAAAGATCCAAAATGGATTAAACTTGGGCACTATGAAAAAAATCTCTTTGGTTACTCTTCAGCTTTTCGCGGTGGACTCTTCCTACACCCCGAAGGATTCGCCTCCCCAGAAAATGAACTCATCACCACTGTTAAAACTATTTTTTCGGACGCATCGCAAGGGCATCTCGATTTTTACAAACGCCATCCACAGTGTCAGTTCTTAGCCCGTCGCAAATGGCTCCTGAGTAAAATACAAATTCACCCTGATGACATCTTACCTTGTGAAGAGCGAGTTCAGTGGAAGAAAGAATTGGGAGCCACTTCAGTTTCTGTTATCTTCGCTTCTGCCGATTTAGGTAATCCGGCCTCTAGCTTTGGCCACACATTTCTTAAACTCATCAATCCTGAAAATGCCGGTAACAAAGACTTAATCGATTACGGCGTGAACTATGCCGCTGAAGCCGATGAAAGCGATGGACTCTTCTATGCTATCCTTGGATTATTCGGTGGCTATCGTGGTATCTACACTATGTTGCCTTACCATCAGAAAATTCGTGAGTATCTTAACTTAGAAGGCCGTGACATCACCGAGTACCATCTGAATTTTACACCTGAAGAAGTGGATGAAATGATCGACCACTTAATCGAGATGGAATACTCAAGCGCCCCCTATTACTTTCTAAGTGATAATTGCTCTTATCAGATTCTTTATCTTTTAGATGTTATTCGCCCTGAGTTAGATTTAAGTTCTCAGTTCAATGCATGGGTGATTCCTTCAGATACAATCAAAGCGATCACTCGTCATGACGGTAACCTTGTTGTTAATCGCGTTTACAAACAATCTTTAAATAGCCAGTACTTAGATGATTACTCTAGTTTGAATATCACGCAACGACACGCTTTGGATGAAGCTGTGAGCGATCTTAAAATTTCAGATAACTTCAAGCTGACCACAAAAGAAAAAGCCGAAGTCTATGAAACGGGAATGAAATACTTTGCCGTCGAAGCTTATCGCACGGGACGCAATACTGAAAATGAGCGCTACACTCTATCAACGGCGCGAGCTGATTTAGGCCCTATCACACAGCCTCGCCAAGAAAAACCTCAACTGTATGCCGAAACCAGCCATGATTCTTCTGCTGCGTACTTAGGTTTGGGGAACTTGAACAATCAAAGTTATTCTCTTTTAAAATTAAGAATGTCTTATCATGATCTAGAACAACCTGATGTCGGCATCGTTCCTTTTAGTTTAGTTCAAGCTGGCGTCATGGAGTTTCGCTATTTCGACGAAATCAAAAAACTCAGTCTACACCGCTTTACCGTGATGAATTTAATTAATACAGTTCCTATTACTCAATTAGATAAAAACATCTCGTGGAAAGCTCGCATTGAAGTCCTTGATCAATTTAGACCCGACATAGAATACGCCATCGGACAAAGTTATGAATTGGACCTTCTAGGCAGCAGCCGTATTTCCTACTTCCTGATTGGCCGTTACTTAAAAGAGTTAGAAGAGCAACATCGTGGACAAGTAGGCCCAGAAATTTTATTTATAACAAAACCGACTCCGAAACTGGGCGTCTCATTTGCTTTAGCCTATTTAGCACAAAATGAAAAAGCTCCATACCTGCGATTTCAAAGTCGCCTGAACTATCAAATCGCACCGAACTACGATATTCAGCTTTATGCAGATGACTTAAAAGACTATCAATTTTCATTTGTGAAAAATTTTATTTTCTAA
- a CDS encoding superoxide dismutase, with translation MFKLPQLPYEKTALAPFLNEEQMTFHYDKHHKAYIDNLNKFIETDAALKGKSLEEIVTSSSGGIFNNAAQIWNHTFYWFNMAPAGKGGQPSAALADAIKRDFGSLDELKAKFVDGGVKTFGSGWIWLCVDAAGKLSLVSTSNAAVPFTNNGPAPLMVADVWEHAYYVDYRNLRAKYLETFWNHINWGFVSENFDAKTVRNLTPSMT, from the coding sequence ATGTTTAAATTACCTCAATTGCCTTACGAAAAAACTGCACTTGCTCCGTTCTTAAATGAAGAACAAATGACTTTTCACTACGATAAGCATCACAAAGCTTACATCGACAATTTGAATAAGTTCATCGAAACAGATGCCGCTTTAAAAGGAAAATCTTTAGAAGAAATCGTAACCTCTTCTAGCGGTGGTATTTTCAATAATGCTGCTCAAATCTGGAATCATACTTTTTATTGGTTCAATATGGCTCCTGCTGGAAAAGGTGGACAACCTTCTGCTGCTTTAGCTGATGCTATCAAACGCGACTTCGGTAGTCTTGATGAATTAAAAGCTAAATTTGTCGATGGTGGTGTTAAAACGTTCGGATCTGGCTGGATCTGGCTATGTGTTGATGCTGCAGGAAAATTATCTTTAGTATCAACTTCAAATGCAGCCGTGCCATTCACAAATAACGGACCAGCTCCATTGATGGTGGCTGACGTTTGGGAACACGCTTACTACGTGGACTACCGCAACCTACGCGCAAAATACTTAGAGACATTCTGGAATCACATCAACTGGGGTTTCGTTTCTGAGAACTTCGATGCTAAAACTGTTCGTAATCTGACTCCGTCAATGACGTAG
- a CDS encoding LysR family transcriptional regulator yields the protein MSLLSPPLEAFWAVVRKGTVQDASYILGITQTGVTQRIRSLEKQLQTTLFIRSRKGMKLTNEGEALLQFVKGSLEIEGMALSKIQKAAKDSITEVYISGPPSILRSRVIPNLLPLKSRFPLLRFRFNLSDTTDNVESLKSGQCDFAVLEPHQVTREMDSKILKAERYCLYGPASWKRRLLPDILKTEPIIAHHSSDLMTYNLLSKYKLKSVTQSERHYANSTDAIRLMISRGLGYAALSEDYAADFVKSGDLIKLSSQHVYDLKLSLCWYPRVNRPDYIQAILKSLA from the coding sequence ATGAGTTTACTCAGCCCCCCCCTTGAAGCATTTTGGGCTGTTGTTCGTAAGGGAACAGTCCAAGATGCATCGTATATTCTAGGAATCACTCAAACCGGAGTGACTCAAAGAATTCGGTCTCTTGAGAAGCAGTTGCAAACAACGCTTTTCATCAGATCAAGAAAAGGCATGAAGCTCACAAACGAAGGAGAAGCTCTTCTTCAGTTTGTAAAAGGTTCTTTGGAAATTGAGGGAATGGCCCTGTCTAAGATTCAAAAGGCAGCCAAGGATAGCATCACAGAAGTTTACATCTCGGGACCACCAAGTATATTGCGATCCAGGGTCATTCCTAATTTATTGCCACTGAAAAGCCGATTTCCGCTGCTGCGATTTCGTTTTAACTTGTCGGATACAACTGACAATGTTGAAAGCTTGAAGTCAGGCCAATGTGATTTCGCTGTGCTTGAACCCCATCAAGTCACTCGCGAAATGGACTCTAAAATTCTTAAAGCCGAGAGATATTGTCTCTATGGCCCGGCCTCATGGAAGAGGCGCTTACTTCCAGACATCTTAAAAACTGAACCGATTATCGCCCATCATTCATCTGATTTGATGACGTATAATTTGCTCAGCAAATATAAATTGAAGTCAGTGACACAAAGTGAGCGCCATTACGCAAATAGCACGGATGCCATCAGACTGATGATCAGTCGCGGTCTTGGTTATGCGGCCCTAAGTGAAGACTATGCCGCAGATTTTGTAAAGTCTGGTGATCTGATTAAACTCAGTAGCCAACACGTCTATGATTTAAAACTATCACTGTGCTGGTATCCACGCGTGAATAGACCAGACTATATTCAGGCTATCCTCAAATCCCTTGCGTAA
- a CDS encoding DUF3015 family protein, translated as MLKALLITLLAGSVSYAGDAGCGLGGQVIKSNTKLAQLGATFLNGLSANQTFGISSGTSGCTASGLVQNEKQIQYFVEVNQADLTREMAQGHGAKMSTLAALNGCATEQQVAAFNAKAQASFKTIVPSAQTTAVDFVNNMKSSAIADVCQGS; from the coding sequence ATGTTAAAAGCATTATTAATCACATTGTTAGCTGGATCTGTATCTTACGCAGGTGACGCTGGTTGCGGTCTTGGCGGACAAGTTATCAAATCAAACACTAAATTAGCTCAATTAGGCGCTACTTTCTTGAATGGTTTGTCTGCTAACCAAACTTTCGGTATCTCTTCTGGTACTTCTGGTTGCACAGCTAGCGGTTTAGTTCAAAACGAAAAACAAATCCAATATTTCGTAGAAGTTAACCAAGCTGACTTAACTCGTGAAATGGCTCAAGGTCATGGCGCGAAAATGTCTACTTTAGCTGCTTTAAACGGTTGCGCTACTGAGCAACAAGTTGCTGCTTTCAACGCAAAAGCTCAAGCTTCTTTCAAAACAATCGTACCTTCAGCTCAAACAACTGCTGTTGACTTTGTTAACAACATGAAGTCATCTGCTATTGCTGATGTTTGCCAAGGTTCTTAA
- a CDS encoding NAD(P)H-dependent oxidoreductase, translated as MSRVVDNEILYKQMQWRYACKKFDPTKIIREADWNILAETLRLSASSYGLQPWKFIVVQNKELREKLKTHSWGQSPVTDASHFVVLTYKEKMDAAHIEKLVEQTAKVRELDINTLGRFRDVMTKDLIHGPLSQTIDQWAQRQTYIAMGSFLTTAALMEIDTLPMEGLDPDAYDRTLELGGTGYKTISAIACGYRATDDKYQHAKKVRFDLSDVVTYK; from the coding sequence ATGTCACGAGTTGTTGATAACGAGATTCTTTATAAACAAATGCAATGGCGCTATGCCTGCAAAAAATTTGATCCTACGAAAATTATTCGCGAAGCTGACTGGAATATCCTTGCAGAAACGCTTCGCTTATCTGCTTCTTCTTATGGCCTACAGCCTTGGAAGTTCATCGTAGTTCAAAATAAAGAATTACGCGAAAAATTAAAAACTCATTCGTGGGGACAAAGTCCTGTTACAGATGCATCCCACTTCGTTGTTTTAACTTACAAAGAAAAAATGGATGCAGCACACATTGAAAAACTAGTCGAGCAAACAGCGAAAGTGCGTGAGCTTGATATCAACACTTTAGGTCGCTTTCGCGATGTGATGACGAAGGACCTTATTCATGGTCCGCTTTCACAAACCATCGATCAATGGGCACAAAGACAAACTTACATTGCGATGGGATCTTTCTTAACAACTGCCGCTCTGATGGAGATCGACACACTTCCAATGGAAGGTCTTGATCCAGACGCCTATGACCGCACCCTTGAATTGGGGGGAACTGGCTACAAAACTATCAGCGCCATCGCGTGCGGATATCGCGCAACTGATGACAAATATCAGCATGCAAAAAAAGTTCGCTTCGATTTAAGCGATGTTGTGACCTATAAATAA
- a CDS encoding class I SAM-dependent methyltransferase — protein MIRNRLEKNLKKLIPWAEKNQIEAYRLYDRDIPEFPFLVDRYKDHFVVYDKSQKIDEEKNHLPLLLQALKEIFQVSDSNLVVKRRIRQKGTEQYQKLDTKNEKFAIKENGVSLYVNLWDYLDTGLFLDHRPIRYRFLKKTSGHRFLNLFCYTASASVMAAMGGATTYSVDMSKTYLDWAKENFQLNGLSTQTHFFYEEDVLKFIQHAPEWPDFASSFDTIFLDPPTFSNSKNMKTDFDVERDQVLLISNVMKLLKPDGVLVFSNNKRDFRLSEEIQTKFQIKNITKDSIPVDVHDQKIHHCFEIRFLR, from the coding sequence ATGATCCGTAATCGCCTTGAAAAGAATCTGAAAAAGCTAATCCCTTGGGCCGAAAAGAACCAAATCGAAGCCTATCGTCTTTACGATCGCGATATTCCCGAGTTTCCCTTTCTTGTCGATCGCTATAAAGATCACTTTGTTGTTTATGATAAGTCGCAAAAGATTGATGAAGAAAAGAACCACCTTCCCTTGCTTCTACAGGCCTTAAAAGAGATTTTCCAAGTGAGTGATTCGAACCTTGTCGTGAAAAGACGAATTCGTCAAAAAGGCACCGAACAGTATCAAAAGCTCGATACTAAAAATGAAAAATTTGCCATCAAAGAAAATGGTGTTTCACTTTATGTGAATCTTTGGGACTACCTCGATACAGGATTATTCTTAGATCACCGCCCGATCCGCTATCGCTTTTTAAAAAAGACCTCGGGACATCGCTTTTTAAATCTTTTCTGTTACACGGCCAGTGCTTCCGTCATGGCGGCCATGGGCGGAGCCACCACTTACAGCGTCGACATGTCAAAGACCTATCTGGATTGGGCAAAAGAGAACTTCCAGCTGAACGGACTGTCTACACAAACGCATTTCTTTTACGAAGAAGATGTTTTGAAGTTCATTCAGCATGCTCCGGAGTGGCCGGACTTCGCCTCGAGCTTTGACACTATTTTCTTAGATCCACCGACTTTTTCTAATTCTAAGAACATGAAAACAGATTTTGATGTGGAACGAGATCAGGTTTTACTGATTTCAAACGTTATGAAGCTCTTAAAACCAGACGGAGTTTTGGTTTTTTCGAATAATAAACGAGACTTCCGACTTTCAGAGGAAATTCAGACGAAATTTCAGATCAAAAACATTACAAAAGACAGTATTCCAGTGGATGTTCACGATCAGAAGATTCACCATTGCTTCGAGATTCGTTTTCTACGATAA
- a CDS encoding helix-turn-helix domain-containing protein produces the protein MSGAAKIRLIEISIKDGAKKKFFLVPEDKAAAIATLLKDIPRNEDDAVPAKNIFPDLDDVEKRPFITFRGIRAKTGLTQQELAGRLGISQTDVSKIENGKRNIGKALAKKIEKEFKIDYRRFL, from the coding sequence ATGTCGGGAGCCGCAAAGATACGCCTTATTGAAATTTCAATTAAAGACGGAGCCAAGAAAAAATTTTTTCTTGTACCCGAAGATAAGGCCGCCGCCATCGCAACTTTACTAAAAGATATTCCGCGAAACGAGGACGATGCTGTACCAGCAAAAAATATTTTTCCCGACTTAGACGATGTAGAAAAACGCCCATTCATCACCTTTCGCGGAATCAGAGCTAAGACAGGGCTAACGCAACAGGAACTAGCAGGACGCCTTGGTATTTCTCAAACTGATGTATCAAAAATTGAAAATGGAAAACGCAATATCGGAAAAGCACTGGCGAAAAAAATAGAAAAAGAATTCAAAATCGACTACAGACGTTTTCTGTAG
- a CDS encoding DUF4160 domain-containing protein, which translates to MVTILRVGQLKYKVNRKDHNPPHVHVEGGGASLRVNLLNFNVMDQNTGFSKAMVRRIILFIEEHHAEFLEKWMEYHEKS; encoded by the coding sequence ATGGTTACGATTCTTCGTGTTGGTCAGTTGAAATACAAGGTGAATCGCAAGGATCACAACCCTCCACATGTTCACGTTGAAGGAGGAGGCGCGAGTCTGCGAGTCAATCTGCTAAACTTCAATGTGATGGATCAAAACACAGGCTTCTCCAAAGCAATGGTTCGTAGAATCATTCTGTTTATTGAAGAACACCATGCAGAGTTTTTAGAAAAATGGATGGAATATCATGAAAAAAGTTAA